TTGAGATATTCCGTGGTGTTTTTGTGTGAGAAGAAAAGTGGCTAGTGGAGTTGGCTGGGGATGACCGCGTACTGGATTAAGAGCTCGAAGGGGACGATTTTGAGGGTGTTCTCGTGGGTGGCTTCGAGGATGATGGGGCAGGCTGCTCCGGCTTGCTGGACCTGGAGCCAGCGAGCGGCACAGACGCACCAGCGGTCGCCGGGTTTGAGGCCTTCAAAGCCAAATTGCGGCATGGGGGTGCTGAGGTCATTGCCGAGAGCCTTGGAGGCTTCGAGGAAGGGCGCGTCGACGACGCAGCAGATGGTGTGGACGCCGTGGTCGTCGGGGCCGGTCTCGCAGCAGCCGGTGCGGTAGAAGCCGGTCATGGGCTCGCAGCCGCAGATGTCGAGGGGCTGGCCGAGGACGTTTTTGCCGCGGTTTCTGATGGGTTCTACGGTGGGCATGAGACTCCTGTACGGGTCTAGTATCCCACTTTTGGAAAGAATACGTCCTGCCGGACGGGCCCGCTGCGCGCGGGGCGGGCGTTCGCACGTCTTTTTAAAGCTTCGCGTAGTCCTCCCGTTGGTCGGGGAATAGATTGATTTCGACCAACGGGAGAACCATCGAGGTCCATCCTGCCGGGACCGGTACACACGTCACGAAGTGACCGCCCCGCGCGTAGCGGGCCCGTCCGGCAGGACGTCATTTTGCAGCGATGGCGAGCTGTTGCTGGTACTCCTCGTACGGTCCCTTGTGATCGGTGATATGGAAGTCGGTGGGGCCGCCTTCGAAGTGCCAGATGCGGGTGCCGGCCTCTTCGATCAGATCCTGGTCGTGCGTGACGAGGAAGACCGTGCCTTCGTACTTCTGGATCGCCTGATTGAGCGCGTTGATCGCTTCGAGATCAAGGTGATTGGTGGGTTCGTCGAGCACGAGGACGTTCGGCTTCTGCAGCATGATTTTGCAGAAGAGCAGACGTGCGGCTTCTCCTCCGGAGAGTGCGTCGGTCTTCTTGAGTCCCTCTTCGCCCTTGAAGAGCATCTGGCCGAGGATGCCGCGGATGTCTTCCTTGGTGGCCTGGGGGTCGAACTGGTGAAGCCAGTCGGAGGCGGTCATGCCGAGTTGGATCGAGCCTTTGTGATCCTGTGCGAAGTAGCCGATGGAGACCTCGTGTCCCCACTTGACGGTGCCGGAGTCGATGGAGACGTCGGACTCTTCAATACCGGGGCCGTTCGCTAGGAGGGCTTTGAGGAGTGTGGTTTTGCCTTGCCCATTGCGGCCCATCAGGATGACCTTGTCGCCGCGTGTGACGGAGGCGGTGAAGTTCTTGATGACATGCTCTGTCTTGCCGTCCTTCTGCTCGTAGGACTTGTTGACCTGCTCGAACTCGAGGACGTTTTTCCCGGAGGGGCGCTCCATTTTGAAGCTGATGAACGGGCGCGCGATGTTGGAGCGGGCCAGCTCTGATGTTGCGAGGCGCTCTACTTCTTTTTTGCGGGAGTTCACCTGGCTGGAGCGGGTGCCGGCAGA
This Tunturibacter gelidoferens DNA region includes the following protein-coding sequences:
- a CDS encoding DUF2237 family protein translates to MPTVEPIRNRGKNVLGQPLDICGCEPMTGFYRTGCCETGPDDHGVHTICCVVDAPFLEASKALGNDLSTPMPQFGFEGLKPGDRWCVCAARWLQVQQAGAACPIILEATHENTLKIVPFELLIQYAVIPSQLH
- a CDS encoding ABC-F family ATP-binding cassette domain-containing protein, whose translation is MISVSNVTMRYGSKLLFEDVSVTFTTGRRYGLTGPNGAGKSTFMKCLTGEIDPQKGTVVRPKKLGVLKQDQYEFDAYRVVDTVIMGNKGLWAALEEREIIYAKPEMTDEDGSRLGELEGIVGDEDGYEAESNAAVLLQGLDIPDELHERKMSELQGGQKVRVLLAQALFGNPQALLLDEPTNYLDLESIHWLQDFLTRYNGTVITISHDRHFLNNVCTHIADIDYETIITYNGGYDDMVLQKTSIRTRIESQNEQREKKIAQLNDFIARFSAGTRSSQVNSRKKEVERLATSELARSNIARPFISFKMERPSGKNVLEFEQVNKSYEQKDGKTEHVIKNFTASVTRGDKVILMGRNGQGKTTLLKALLANGPGIEESDVSIDSGTVKWGHEVSIGYFAQDHKGSIQLGMTASDWLHQFDPQATKEDIRGILGQMLFKGEEGLKKTDALSGGEAARLLFCKIMLQKPNVLVLDEPTNHLDLEAINALNQAIQKYEGTVFLVTHDQDLIEEAGTRIWHFEGGPTDFHITDHKGPYEEYQQQLAIAAK